The following is a genomic window from Actinomadura sp. WMMB 499.
CGGTGGGAGAGGGTGTCGCCGGTGTTGACGACGAGGTCGGGCTCGAGGGACTCGAGGGAGCGGACCCAGCGGATGAGGCGGGAGCGGCCGGGGGTGAGGTGCGCGTCGGAGATGTGCAGGATCTTCACCGGGGGGCGGCCGGGGGCGAGGACGGGGACGTCGAAGCGGCGCAGGCGGAACCAGTTCCGCTCGATCACCGAGGCGTACCCGAAGGTCGCGGCGCCCGCGCCCACGAGGGTGAGGGGCACGGAGTACTTCTTTTGCACGGCTCTCCCTTCTCAGGTTTCCATGCTTCCAGACGCGGGCGGCGCGCGGTAATCCCGATGAGGAGGTCGGGGTGGTGCGGGCAGAATGTGACCATGACCCTGAAGGAGAAGCTGGAGACCGACCTGTCCGTCGCGATGAAGGGCCGGGACGAGCTGCGCACGCGCACGCTGCGGATGGCGCTCACGGCGGTGAAGAACGAGGAGGTCGCCGGCAAGCAGGTGCGGCGGCTGTCGGACGACGACGTCGTCAAGGTGCTCACGCGGGAGGCGAAGAAGCGCCGGGAGGCCGCGACCGCGTTCGAGGAGGCGGGGCGCGCGGAGTCGGCTCAGGCGGAGCGGGACGAGGGGGGCGTCCTGGAGGAGTACCTGCCGGCCCAGTTGGGGGAGGCGGAGCTCGCGGCGCTGGTGGCGGACGCGATCGCCGAGTCGGGGGCCGCGGGGCCGCGGGCCATGGGGCAGGTCATGAAGATCGTGAACCCGAAGGTGGCGGGGCGGGCCGAGGGCGGTCGCGTCGCGGCGGAGGTGAAGCGGCAGCTCGCCGAGTGAGCCGGGGCCCGGCCGGGTGCCGGGCCCCTCCTTGCGTCAGCCCTGCTGGCCGTTGCTGACGTAGAGGATCACCGTGCTGCCCGGCGCCGCTTCGGCGTCGGCGGCGGGGGACGTCGAGACGGCCGTGTTGCGGGGCTTGTCGGAGTTCGCGGGTGCGATCTGGACCTGGAAGCCCGCATCTTCGAGGTTCGTGCGTGCGGTGCCGAGGGGCTGGTCCACGACGTTGGGGACCTGTGAGGTGTCGCCGAAG
Proteins encoded in this region:
- a CDS encoding GatB/YqeY domain-containing protein, giving the protein MTLKEKLETDLSVAMKGRDELRTRTLRMALTAVKNEEVAGKQVRRLSDDDVVKVLTREAKKRREAATAFEEAGRAESAQAERDEGGVLEEYLPAQLGEAELAALVADAIAESGAAGPRAMGQVMKIVNPKVAGRAEGGRVAAEVKRQLAE